The Geminocystis sp. M7585_C2015_104 DNA window GAATACATACAGCTTTGGCAAGGTATTTTGGATTCATGGAGACATGTCTGTGTGGGGATAGGTAGGTGGAAGATGTGTAAAGACATGCCGCGGCAAGGGGGTAACCTTTGGTGGGGTTTATATAAAGTAAAGACATACCCGGGGTAGGGGTAGGTGGAAGTGGGGAATAGAAGACATGCCTTTATACCAGGGTTAGTAATAATACGCCCCGGGGTTGTCCAAACGCCTGGAGGGTGACAGCATGTCTCTTTTGGGTTTATAAAAACATGTTTGTGTGGAGTTGGAGGCAACAGTATATCCGTGTTACGGGATATAAACACATATCCATACAAGGAGGATGGGGGTAACATTATGCCCTTACAGAAGGGAGAATATAAAGACATTTCTGGGGTAGGAGAGGATGAAGGCATGCTGGTGTAGAGGTATATGATGTCTCTGTAGCGTGTGAAGTGAAGAAGAAAATGCTGTGGATGTAAGACATGTTTATGGTGGGGATAGGCAACGCACCGCTATACCTCGGAATAGGGATATGCCTGGTGGGTGACAGCATTTCTGTACGGGGTGGAGATGATAGTATCCCCTTGTAGAGATGAGTTACAGTGTGTTGGTTTAGCCAGGGTATCTCCTTGTGTGGAGGTGTATAAGGGAATATCTAAGTGGTATTGGATAAGGTTTGGGGTTTATAAAGACATGTCTTTAGGGGGGATAGTCAAAAGATATGCCTCTTTGTGGGGGAATGTATAAACACACACCCGGCATGCCAGTGAGTGTTGGAGAATATATGAAAAGATGCCTCTGTGGCGGGGTTTAGGGCAATGCCCATGGGGATGTAAACTTATGCCTTCGGGAGGATGTGGTTTGATTATACCGGGGCATGGGGTGATAGCTCCATGGGGGTAGGGGAAGTGATAAGGTTATATAGAGTATCCCTTTGAGCATATGGACGATTCTTTGAGGCGATTGCCTGTTGTATTTGTGATACGGATAAACAAGTGCCTCCCCTTGCGCCTGCCATTGTGGTAATATGTTCTTCCATCAGAGTTCCACCAAAGTCATTACAACCCCAGTCTAAAGCCTCTTTGGCCCCATCCACACCCAATTTTACCCAACTCGGCTGATGATTGACTATTATATCACCCAGCAGTATACGTGCCACGGCAGTCAATTTCAAGGTGGCTTGTAAATCTGGTTGTAGCCTTCCCACTCTTTTTCTCAAAAAAACTGGAGCATTTTCCCCTACAAACGGCAGTATGATAAACTCAGTAATTCTAGCAGGATAGTCTTTTTCTATAGCCAACTCTTGAAGAGCTCTTATCTTATACAGGTGTAGTACTTGGTGTTCAGGAGTTTCGATATGACCCGACAAAATGGTACTAGTAGTATATAAACCGTGACGATGAGCACAAGATACTATCTCCATCCAGGTTTGGGTGTTAATTTTTTCTGGACAGATAATTCTTCTTATGTTATCATCCAGTATTTCGGCAGCAGTACCAGGTAGAGAAGCAACACCAGCCTCTTTTAAGGAAGCGATAACATAATCATAGCTCAGGTTATCCTGACGGGCAATAAATTGGATTTCTTGGGGGGAGAAAGCATGGAGGTGGAGTTGGGGGAAGGCTTGTTTAATTTCTGTCACCAGACGGGTATAATACCTCAGAGTGCTACCCTGGATTTTGGCGTAGGGATTTAACCCTCCCTGTATACAGATTTCCGTGGCGCCATTTTCTACTGCCTTTTCTGCCTTTTCTAGGATTTGCTGCAAAGAAAGCCAAAAGCTATCCTTTTCCCCCAAGTCTCGTCGGAAGGCACAAAAACTGCAGTGTTTTTCACATATGTTGGTAAAATTAACATTGCGGTTAACAACATAGGTGACGGTATCCCCCACTTGTTGTTTTCGCATACTATCGGCGGTGGTTTTCAGCCACTGGATATCGGCAGGGTTTGTGGATTTAAGGAGGGTGACAGCTTCGGCAAAAGATAAAACAGGGTTTGTAATGGTTATACTGTTGCTATTCATGAGTTTTATTATTCTGGGTTGCCCATTGGTGGAGACTAATACTGTGTGCCCCTCTACTAGTTTAACTACAGTAGTGGAAAAAAGAAGGATAGGATGCCAGAAAGAAGAATATAAGAGTATTAGTGTTGCCGTGCGGGTTGTCTTAGACTAGAGGTTGCCACTAGGCGTTTATCTGTTTAACCACATTAGCAGGGAAAAGAGGGTTAACTTTATGGTAACCAGAGACGGAAACGAAAAACCAATCACTTGATGAATAAAACGGAGGTTGGTTTCATTATATCACTCTCCCTTACACCCTAAAACTTCCACCGGCTGTCTATTTAATCACGATGACAAAAAAAGAGGATGCCAATACTTGCTAATACTGGGAAATCGAACACATAAACACCCAGGTTATATTACAATAATGGAGGGAGTTGGTTGGGATGACTAAGGGGCATCTATTAGTACAACCACACTAGCAGAAGGAAAGAAAAAAGAATTGAAAGAAAGAATTAGAGGCTACAGGAAGGCGTGCATGGTCTAAAATCAGACACTAGAAAGAGATTACTGTTACTATTGATGTCTTATCTTTGGATTGTTACCTGGTGTCTATTAGTTGGTTTGACTACAGAAAAATGAGAGAAGAAGCCAACACCGACAGAAAGTAACTATGAAAAGAATAGAAAGGCTGGTTTAATTTAAGACAAAGAATAAGACGGAGTTGGCATTGTTGCCTATCAGTCTTGGCTAAGATAGTGGAAAGGAAAAATTTAACGCCTGGGGGTTATAAGTTACTAGAGATATAGGCGAAAGACGAGTATACTATGTGGGAGAAAAAGATGGAGTTGGTGTTGCCATTTATTTTTTCCCATAATCCAGATTAATACTAGGCATCTACCACCGGCAGACAATGAAAAGCCAATCTTACAGGGGATTAAAGATAATCAGAGACAGAAATGAAATCGGGATGGCTACTTGGTTGTTTTTGGCGGCAAAAAGAAGTCAATACCACGCGGGAAGGCTTGTCTATCTGGCAAGAAATAAAAATTAATTGGCATTGCCAGTGATGTTTTTTGATACCACTATTTGTTTATATTCGGGTGCATATGCTGTCATCTATCAGTTTAACTTCAACGGCAGAGAAAAGAAGACAGCGGGGGGTTAGACAGAAACGGAAGCCAAGTCTACCTTTTGATAATTGGGATGGCTACTTGGTTGTTTATGGCGACAGAGGAAGAGGAGATAAAAAAGAGAAGTTTAACTGGGGGTGGAAGTCTCAAGCTTGTCTTCCCAGTGAGTGGTATTTTCTGATATTAGAGATTATTCTCAGCCGTCTGTCAGTGAGAGGTTAGGGGGAAAAGAAAATGAAAACAGAAAGAAAGTCTACTTGCTGAGAGTTAGGATTTATATTTTTTTCCTAGCCTTCGGATGACTACTGAATTGTGTTTATTGGTAAAGGGAATACCATTTATAAAGTAGCCGGAGAGGAAAACAAAATAAAAAACAGGTTTATCCACCGGAAAGTGAAATGAAGTTAACATTACCACTCACAGAAGCCGAAACTGAATGGCATAAAAAAGGGTATAAATAAACAATAGTTTGCAGGGGAGGAGAAAGGGTAATTGATATGGTGATTGGGGTTGTTTTATCCTCAGGTAAGGTTAGTAATAGGGATTTCCAATATAATTGGAGACTTTTAGTGAAGAATAAGGAAGAATAAGGGAGAATTAGCATTGCCACTGGCGTTTCCCGACTTTACCACTAGGTATCTATTGGTGAGTAAAGCCAACGCCTGGCAGCTAAAAATAGAAATTAAAAGCTATCTTACTCGGTGAGGGATAAATATAACAATAACAATGACGTTGGTTGGAATTGACATTGGGTATCTCAGGGGAAAAGCCAACACCACACTGGGGATAACCAAAGACATTAAAAGTCAGTGTCTCTTGATACTTGAGATTACTACCAGTTGTCCCTTGGTATAATCCTAGTGGTGAGGGGGGTAATTAGGAGGATAACCAGAGACAGAAATGAAAGGCTGATTTACCCAGCGGGGGTTAAAACAGGAGTTGATGTTGCCATATCCTATAATGTTTTCTGACATCTTAGGATTGCTTAAAGTGTCTAATTGTCTTGACGTCGTGGCTAGGGAGAATAAGGCTAAAATCCCGGAAAACAACAACAATAAGAGACGAGAACAAGAAATTAATTTGCCCGCTGGGGGATAAAATAGAGTTGGTGTTGCCATTTATGAGGAGTTGCTGGTGGGTGTCTATTGTTTTTATCCCAACGGTGGGGAAAGGAGTGGGGTTTGGATGTTACAGGGGGGTGAAATTCACATTTTTTTTGGCATTCCATATGGCCGACGAATTGTCTGTGGGATAAGAAAAAGCCTACTTTAAGGAGAGTAACTAGACTAGAAAAAAAGAGTGGGATTGGGGATTGGCATTGTCGTTGATGTAGTCTGACACTTTCTTTTGATTGTCACTATAGGTAGTGGGGGAGAAGAAGTTAACACCTAGGAATTGGAGGCAGCTAGAAACAAAAACGAAAGACATGTTTATTTGCCGGGGGAGGAAATTAAGCATCTAATAGTGGAAGCCGAAATTGGATAGGATAAAAAGAGGTAAGCTATAAAATAATGGTGAAGAATAAAAGGGAATTGGTATTGCCATTGGTGTTTTCCGACACTCTGGACTACTTACTACTAGTTATATATTGGTTTTAGTGGTAAAAAAGAGTAAAGCCAATATGGAGAGGATAACCTCCTAGGGTGGGGGTAGAAGATAGTTTACCTAGTGAAGACTGGGAGAAAATTATTGTAATGTCTATGGGTAGGGGATATACCTTAGACAAAAGACAATCAAAAACAAACATAAAGACTAAAAGAGAGTTGGTATTGGGGTTAGGATTTTTTAGGCATAGTCTAACCATAGACGACAGGAAAGCAACCGGATATAGGGATGCTGGTTGAAGAGGCGAGGAATGAAGTTGGTTAGAATTGCCACTGGTTATTCTCACTGGTTATTCTATAGTTTAACTGCAGTCACGTGGATAAAAAATTTGACGCCAGAAGAGAGGATAACCAGAAATTATGGGGATTCCTAAAAGGGAATTGATATTGTAGTATAGCCGGCAGTCATCAACCAGTCTGACTGCAATGGCAAAAAAAGTTAAGCCAACAACGAGGAGGTTACTGGAAAAGGAAACAAAAGGCTAGTTTAGTTGTTGTGAGGTTTCTATAGTCTCAGTTATAGGGAAGAGTAAAGCCGACATGATACATATCATATAAAGCATAAAGAGAATAGCCATACACAGAAGAAACTTTCCTCTAGCCTACCAGGCAGTCGGCGGTGAAAAGTTAATATTCTTTTAATTGGCTGTTTAAGCAGTAGAGGAAAAAAACTGACACTTAAAAGCATAAAAGGTGAATAGAAACAGAAATAAAAGGCTAGCCTGCCTACTAAGGCACAAAATTGACACTTCTTGAGACTTGTGGATAGCTATAGGGTTGTCTGGAATTACAAAAAAGGATGCCGATGAGGGGATAACCACATATTGGATTGGTGTTGCCATTAACTCGATGGGTTTTTTTTGATAATTTAGATTTGCCACTCATCCCAAAGGGGTGACTGGATATGGAAACAGAAAGCGGGTTTACTCGCCAGCCGGCAGCTGGCGTGGCGTTGGTTGTGATTATCACCGCTTATCTGTTACAGCAACTGGGAGAGGGAGTGTAATTAGAGAAATAGAAATGGAATTGTTGTTTTTATAACCGGGGGGTTGTCGTCAGGCATCTAATTGTCTTAGTAGCAGGGAGAGGCAAGTAGTAATATGGGTGTAAACGAGAGTTAAAATGGGAGACTAAAAAAGGATGGTTGTTTTCACTGAGGTTTTTTGATACTTGGAGTTACTACTACCAGATATCTATCAGTCTAAGGCAGTAGTAGAAAGGAAAAAACCAATACCAGGCGAAGTAACAAGAAACGGAGAGAAAGACTAATAACTTTTCCTGACACCCGGGATTTGTCATACATCCAAAGAGGTGACTGGATGTGGAAACAAGAGGGTAAAAAATTCTGGTTGGAATTGCTAGTAGCGGTTTACTTTCTTCAACTTTCAACTTGCAGTCTGTAAACGGGATAAACAGAAGACAACTAGAGACGGAAATCAAAGGCTAGTCTGTTGAGGGATAAAATTTACACCCCTTTAGACTATATGAATAGCCACCGGTTTATTGCTGCAAAAAATAGGACGCCCACAGGGATAACCAGAGAGAAATTGTTGTTATCATATAGAGAAGTATAACATTTTAGCCCTTCTCTCTATTCACAATAATAACAATAATAGTTCTGTACCTTGAAGATAAGGGCTAAAACTAGATGGGGGGTAACTGGATAGGGAAAAAGAAGGCTACTATACTGGGTAAAAAGAGGCTGATGAGAGGTTGATTGGGATTGCTACTGGGTGTCTGTTAGTTTGACTAAAGTGGCAGAGGAAAAAAAGCCAATACTGGAGGGAATTAAAGGCAGCCAGAGGTAGAAACGAAAGGCTATTTTACAGCAAAGCCATAGGATTAGGAGGAAAAAGATAACAACAAGGGAGTAGGGGAGTTTTTTCGAAAGAGGTAGGCGGGGGAGGAATAAACCCATCATGGTGAGGAGAAGGATTACTAGAAAATCCCCCCATGGGGGTAACCACCAGATTAAATTTTTACCATTGGTTTCTGTGGCATCTAGAATTTGGGATATAACATGGGCGTGGATATAGATTCCTCGCATTTTCCCCAGGGGTGTATCATGAGTGTCGGGAATACTTTCTGCCACCATCCCCACCAAAATAATTTTATTTTCAAGCCATTGGGGGTTAATATATTCTGCCGCTTCCAGAATATCCCTGAGGGCGAGTTGTTGTGATATTTGTGGGGTGTTACGGTAGTTTATTATAATCTGATTACCCCTAGTGTCGAGTCTCTGATAGCCGCCACTGCCAGGGGAAAGGGGGGGGATAGTCACCTCCCCAAATCGCCAACTATCCCCTACTACAGATACTGAGATTTGTTGGTGGGATAGATGACGGTATATTAGATGCCAGGCAAAGGAGTAGTCAGTCTGACAATAGTTTGGCGTTTCGATGGGGTTTTGACTACGACTAAGTAGATAGCGACGGATAGTATAGTCGCCACTGATATCCAAATCGTTGTATAAGTCGGCATAACCCACCTGTTCCATTGTAGTCTGTTTTGGCGGACCTACACTCTCCTGTATACCATTACCCCTGTTACACACTGTTACAATGTTTGGGTTTTTGGTTATAAAAGAGACCAGATTGTGATAGTCTTGTGGGGAGGGGGTGGGTTGATCTCGAAATATGTCGACACCGATGGCAGTGGGGTGGTAAGATTGGAGTCGTTGCAGTAGGAGTAGAAGAGTTTTGTCGGGTATGGGATAGCCATAGCGTCTAATGTCTTCCTCGTCTATTCCCACAATAAGGAGGCGGTTATCTGGCGGGGAGGTTTGTTTATGTTTTTGTAGCCAATCAAGGGTTTTCAATTCTATCCCCTGTAGGTAGCCCAGACTTCTAAGGGTAAAAACCAGTATACTAACCAGTAAGCCAGTAATAAGGGGATTTAGTTTTGGTTTGTGATGGCTAACGAAGACAGGGGATGGGGAGTGGGAGATAGGGGTGGAATTGGCAGAGGGTGTAGTGGTTTCACACAAGTCAAGCCAAGACAGAGGTAGGGAGGAGGGATTTTGACAGATAACGGGTAGCCAGGTGGCAGCGGGGAATTTATCTTCCAAAGCTTCCAGTCTTTCCCTTGCTTCTCTCACTGCTAGGTAGAATGATTTACCGCGACTATAACTTGACAGGAAATATTTTAGAAATTCTTGGGCTACTACGTCTGGGACACTGAATCGCATTACAATCATTTGCGGCAGGTTTAATTCTGCCAACTGTTTTGCCAAACCCAAGCCATCGCAGGAGTTGAAAATAGCCATTTTCAAGCCCAATTGTATTGCCCTTTTTAGGGCATTTTTAAGGTTAGATATTGATATATATTCGTTACTATTAATTGCCAAATATCCCGGGACATTGTCTTGTTGGGAACATCTCCAACTATGACCTGCAAAAAACAGTATATCCCATCCCTTCTCATCCCACAAATTTTCTTCCAATTCTCGGCGAGACGGTTGGACTAAAAACCTGATTTTTGCCCGAGAAATACCTTCCAGAAATTCTTTGTCTTTTTCCACATTGATTCCCTGATTATTGCCTATGATGGCAAGAATTCTCACGTATTTATGAGACTGTTTTTTCGTTACAATAGGCTGAGTGTATTCTTTGGGGCTTATGGCAATTTCCGCTTGAGGGTAGTCATCAAAAAAGTCCCAAATCATCCAGGGAAAACTGCGAAATTCGTCATTATCGGTTTCCAGGATCAAATTGATTTCGTCATGAATACCTAGATGAGATCTTATTTTAGCCTCCGTGGAGGCAAAGGATGGCGAGTCTAGCCACCGGTTAAATTCTGATTTAAGTCTTGCTGACACCTCCTCAAAATCGTGAGTTGATATATGGGATAAATCCTCCTCTTCAAACTCAATTTCCTCCTCGGGTAAACCACGATGAATGTTTAATCTAACAAGATGTTTATAGAGAGTTTGCCAGTGGGAATAGAGGGAGAAAAGAGGGGGATTAGGGGGTAGGGAGGCAGAAAATTGTATGGGGAGAAGATGAGGAGTTAACCAGAGTTGTATTTGTATGTTGGGGATGCCTTGATGCCAATCCCCCCTACCCAACTTGAGGGAGATGAGTTTCATGTTGTTTTTGTTTCCAGCAAAGCAAGACGACTTTGTAATTCCTGATTTTCCTGTTTCAGTTTATCGATTTCCTGTTGCAGTTGCCGAAGGGTTTTATCTTTACCCAGCTTTTCCCTCATACGCAGAAGAGTCTCCTCCCCGTGACGCCTTACCCTGCCGTCGGTGGTGGTGGCCAGCAAATCTGTTAGAATGGAAAGGGCCCTTTGATGTTCTATTTTACCCAAAGCGTCTATCAAGGACATCTGGGTGAAGAAGAAGGTTTCGGGAAGAATAGACTCCAATATATCCAGAATAGAAGTAATTTTATCGGGGGTTTGAGCGGCAGCCACATCTCCGAGACAACGGATGGCTGTCTGACGTAGAGGTTGGGGAATGCCTAGGGTGGTATATTGACTGATAATATCGGCGGCTTTGGGATTGGTGTTGAGATGACTTAATCCCCTAATGGCCGCACTACGTATAATTTCATTCCAACTATCTCTTTCTGTAAGAATGATTTGGAGGAGGGAAATAACTTCTTCTTGTTTATCTTGTAGATTGCCGCTAGCTACAATTTTGCCAATGCCACCAATGGCTTCTGCCTCCACAAAGTAACTTTCATCCCCCTGGAGGATGATATTTTTAAGGGTATCATAACTTTGGACATTTTTATGTTGACTCAAGGCTTTAACTATTGCCTTTCTCACCCTAGGATTGCCGTCTTGCAGATGAGAGACTAAGACGGAAGTTGCCTGATTGAGTCTAATTTTACCTAAGCTATTGATAATTTCCACCTTAACCCCCCAGAATGTCTCTTTCTCCAATGCCTCTTTGAGGGTGTTTACGGCTTCCATATTATTTTTCTTGCCTATGGCCCTGGCTGCATAAATACGAGATATTACATCTGGATCATGGAGTAATTGTGCTTTTAATTCTGCAAAGCCATAGTCTAATTCTACAGTTTTAAGATAGTAATTCCCCACGTCAAAAGAAATAAAATCTGGTTTTTTATCTAGGGGAAAGTAGAAGGTTTGTTCAGGTTTTTCTAGTTTTAAGATAAAGGTTTTTAATTGGGGTTTATTATTTTGTTGGATATAGCCAAAGGCGAGGGGAATCTTCAGGGAAAATAAGTCAACATATTTACCGTTTTCCTCTTTAGCCTGGTTTTGTTTAACGGTGACAGAAGCAATGCTAGTTTCGCTATCCCAGCTGTAGGTAATTTTAAAATCCGGATGCCCACCCCTAAAAACATACTGCTCAAATAGAGGGACCAAATTATAACCAGTGGCTTTTTCTATTGCCCTCAACAAGTCGACTGTTTCTACGGTTTTGTAGGCATTGTCATTGATAAAAGTGTGAAGGAATTTGGTAAATAATTCCTCCCCTAGAATGCCCCTAATCATATGATAGACACAGGAGCCTTTTTCGTAAAGATGACGGTCATATAATTCGATGGCGTCACGGTAAACGTTTGTTACAATAGGACGACGGTAACGGGAGGAGTCTTCTTCTAGGTAACTGGCAGCCTGTTGAAAGAGATAGTATATTCCTTCTTCGTGTCCATATTCGTGTTCTATCCATAATACTTCTGCATAGGAGGCGGCGCCCTCCTTTATCCAGGCATGACTCCAGTGTTTGATAACTACTAAGTCGCCAAACCACTGATGGGCCAGTTCGTGAGCAACAAGAGTTTCTGTGTTACGATTGTCAAGAGAAGCCCTTTCATCCAGAAGACAACGGGCCGTTAGAATAGTGGCGGAGGTGTTTTCCATCCCCCCAAATATGAAGTCTTCTACGCATATTTGGGCATATTTTTCATAGGGGTAGGGGTAGCCATATTTCTCACTGAAGAATTCAATCATCCTAGGGGTTTTCCCAAGACTTATTTTCGCTTGTTTTTCTTTGCCTTTTTCCACATAATAAATAATGGGGGTGTCCTGCCACTGTTCCTCAATTATGGCAAATTTTCCTACGGCTAGAGCCATTAAATATGTAGGGTGTGGTTGGGGTTGTAGCCAATGATAGGTGGTTTTGCCCCCTTTCTCTTCTGTTTTGATTAACTCGCCATTAGAGACGGCGATGTAGTCAGAGGGGACTTGTGCTATGATCTCAGAGGTGGCCAGTTGTCCGGGAAAGTCGAGACAGGGAAACCAATAACGGGAGTCTTCATCCTCCCCTTGGGTCCACACTTGAGTGGGTTTGTGGGGATAATATTCATCAGGGGAGATGAAATAAATCCCCCGTTGTGGTTTTTCCTTATGGTAGGAGACGGTAATAGTTAAGTCTTGGGAGGGGGAAGGGGGAGAGGGAAGGTGGATGGTGAGGGTTTTGCCGTCGTAGTCAAAGGGGTGACTGACATTGTCTACTGAGACTGAATGGATGTTTAAGTCAACGGCATCGAGGGTTAGGTGGGTGATATTTTGGCGGATGGGGGTAAGGGTGATGTGACATATGCCGCTGAGACTTTGACGGGAGATGTCTAAGTCTAAATGAAGGGAAATGTGTTGTACCTTGCCGTAGATGTCTGGATTATAATGAGGCTTACTGCCGGGTAACTCAAAATCCCTCTTGTTGTCGGCGTCAAAATATAGGGAATAATTCATAGAGAGAGGAAACCCTGATGGTATGGTGGATTTCCTCTAGTATAACTGATGGCTTCTCTTATACTGATGGTGCCTTTTGTCGCCACTGACGCAATCCTAGTTTCTTGTATATTTCCGTTTCAAGGGGTTTGCCTTTCAGCATACGATTCCAGTATAACCAGGGCAACAGATAACGTTTGACCAAAAACATGCTATAACGTTCCTTAGTGGGGTCCATGAAGAAAGAGGAAATGGGGATATTCTCGTAGTCGAATTCGGCAAAGATGGCGGAGTTGTAGCCGGTTATAATGGGACAACAAGTATAACCATCATAACGGGCAGTAAGGGGTTTACCACTCATCAACGCTAATAAATTTTCTACCACAACTGGTGCTTGAGCCCG harbors:
- the cofH gene encoding 7,8-didemethyl-8-hydroxy-5-deazariboflavin synthase subunit CofH, which codes for MNSNSITITNPVLSFAEAVTLLKSTNPADIQWLKTTADSMRKQQVGDTVTYVVNRNVNFTNICEKHCSFCAFRRDLGEKDSFWLSLQQILEKAEKAVENGATEICIQGGLNPYAKIQGSTLRYYTRLVTEIKQAFPQLHLHAFSPQEIQFIARQDNLSYDYVIASLKEAGVASLPGTAAEILDDNIRRIICPEKINTQTWMEIVSCAHRHGLYTTSTILSGHIETPEHQVLHLYKIRALQELAIEKDYPARITEFIILPFVGENAPVFLRKRVGRLQPDLQATLKLTAVARILLGDIIVNHQPSWVKLGVDGAKEALDWGCNDFGGTLMEEHITTMAGARGGTCLSVSQIQQAIASKNRPYAQRDTLYNLITSPTPMELSPHAPV
- a CDS encoding CHASE2 domain-containing protein, which encodes MKLISLKLGRGDWHQGIPNIQIQLWLTPHLLPIQFSASLPPNPPLFSLYSHWQTLYKHLVRLNIHRGLPEEEIEFEEEDLSHISTHDFEEVSARLKSEFNRWLDSPSFASTEAKIRSHLGIHDEINLILETDNDEFRSFPWMIWDFFDDYPQAEIAISPKEYTQPIVTKKQSHKYVRILAIIGNNQGINVEKDKEFLEGISRAKIRFLVQPSRRELEENLWDEKGWDILFFAGHSWRCSQQDNVPGYLAINSNEYISISNLKNALKRAIQLGLKMAIFNSCDGLGLAKQLAELNLPQMIVMRFSVPDVVAQEFLKYFLSSYSRGKSFYLAVREARERLEALEDKFPAATWLPVICQNPSSLPLSWLDLCETTTPSANSTPISHSPSPVFVSHHKPKLNPLITGLLVSILVFTLRSLGYLQGIELKTLDWLQKHKQTSPPDNRLLIVGIDEEDIRRYGYPIPDKTLLLLLQRLQSYHPTAIGVDIFRDQPTPSPQDYHNLVSFITKNPNIVTVCNRGNGIQESVGPPKQTTMEQVGYADLYNDLDISGDYTIRRYLLSRSQNPIETPNYCQTDYSFAWHLIYRHLSHQQISVSVVGDSWRFGEVTIPPLSPGSGGYQRLDTRGNQIIINYRNTPQISQQLALRDILEAAEYINPQWLENKIILVGMVAESIPDTHDTPLGKMRGIYIHAHVISQILDATETNGKNLIWWLPPWGDFLVILLLTMMGLFLPRLPLSKKLPYSLVVIFFLLILWLCCKIAFRFYLWLPLIPSSIGFFSSATLVKLTDTQ
- a CDS encoding M1 family metallopeptidase, yielding MNYSLYFDADNKRDFELPGSKPHYNPDIYGKVQHISLHLDLDISRQSLSGICHITLTPIRQNITHLTLDAVDLNIHSVSVDNVSHPFDYDGKTLTIHLPSPPSPSQDLTITVSYHKEKPQRGIYFISPDEYYPHKPTQVWTQGEDEDSRYWFPCLDFPGQLATSEIIAQVPSDYIAVSNGELIKTEEKGGKTTYHWLQPQPHPTYLMALAVGKFAIIEEQWQDTPIIYYVEKGKEKQAKISLGKTPRMIEFFSEKYGYPYPYEKYAQICVEDFIFGGMENTSATILTARCLLDERASLDNRNTETLVAHELAHQWFGDLVVIKHWSHAWIKEGAASYAEVLWIEHEYGHEEGIYYLFQQAASYLEEDSSRYRRPIVTNVYRDAIELYDRHLYEKGSCVYHMIRGILGEELFTKFLHTFINDNAYKTVETVDLLRAIEKATGYNLVPLFEQYVFRGGHPDFKITYSWDSETSIASVTVKQNQAKEENGKYVDLFSLKIPLAFGYIQQNNKPQLKTFILKLEKPEQTFYFPLDKKPDFISFDVGNYYLKTVELDYGFAELKAQLLHDPDVISRIYAARAIGKKNNMEAVNTLKEALEKETFWGVKVEIINSLGKIRLNQATSVLVSHLQDGNPRVRKAIVKALSQHKNVQSYDTLKNIILQGDESYFVEAEAIGGIGKIVASGNLQDKQEEVISLLQIILTERDSWNEIIRSAAIRGLSHLNTNPKAADIISQYTTLGIPQPLRQTAIRCLGDVAAAQTPDKITSILDILESILPETFFFTQMSLIDALGKIEHQRALSILTDLLATTTDGRVRRHGEETLLRMREKLGKDKTLRQLQQEIDKLKQENQELQSRLALLETKTT